The Hydractinia symbiolongicarpus strain clone_291-10 chromosome 2, HSymV2.1, whole genome shotgun sequence genomic sequence ttttgcaaaaaaaggcaaaaaaaaaaaaaaaaattttaaataaggacATTTTCTTTATGTGAAGTTTTCTGAACATAAATTAGTAATAATTTTACTGTTTTAGCTTTAATCTGTTTAGTTGTGCTTGCCTTTAACAGGGTTAAACGGAGAACCAAGCACTATATCCCTTCAATTTGGTGTAAGTGGAAACTCTTATGTCACACACAATGGATCTCTTGTTTATCTTCAAACAAATGACAACACCTTTCAATTCAAACAGAAGGCCTCATTTTATCCCAGGCTTAATAAGTTTGTGTCTGGATATGTCGCTTTGGAATCTTCGAGCAAACCGGGTCATTTTCTTCGACTTCAAAATTACACAATGAAATTACATGCTGAAGAGAGATTTGGCAACTTTAAAAAAGATGCTAGTTTATATAATTCTACAATAACAACCGGTAAGTCCTTGCATTGGAACTAGTTTCTAATGAAGGGAGTTTTAGTGACAAAAAGTTTGAGTTTTTCGTGATTAATTTTTGGCatgcataaaaaaaattcattagtTTCATACCTTTTATAAAGAGATTTGGTTAATTTAGGCTTAACGATCATCATTATTAGAGAAAGGCAAGTGTCTTGGGATCATTTTAAGTTATGATTATTTAACATCCTATGTTTTCAGGATTATTATGTGAATCCCAGAAATTAAAGATTTCATGTCAATTAGGAGAATCAATAAAGTTTGTTTATGGCATGTATGGACATGATGAAAGTGTATCTATTTGTGGATATGATAAACATGTTTCTTGTGCTTCCACAACGTCCTTATcaactttgaaaaaaaagtgtttCAACAAACAGTCGTGTAAACTGTTTGCTTCAAATTCCTGGTTTGGTGATCCTTGTGTTGGTGTGAAGAAGTACTtgaaagttatttattattgtgttAAAAGTGGAATAAATAACGAAGAAGGTTTGTATATAATGTAAAGTAAGCGATCCCCATAACGCTTGAATAATAAACAGAGTGTTTAATCAAATTTAAAGTAACAACTAAGTACAAGGAAGAAAAACTAAGTGATTAATTGCTAttcataagaaaaaaactttaaaatcacATTAATGtctataatttctttttttcttttattttaactttcagCTTTCTGCAATTCTCCTCATTATTGTATGTGCGACCAGAACTAACTAATAAAAAGCATTGATGTGTATATTTTAATAACCACATCCCTAGAATTAGCTTCCTTTTGAAAAAGCACCCGCCCTGTTATATTAAATAAGCACCTATGTGGTTGAGTCTTCACGGTAAAGAACAACTCACTTATTAGTAATCATGAGAAAAGTTTCATCAGCCTACTGTAATTTCTCTTTTTAGCCTCCTCCCCTTATTTAGCCGATTCCTGAATAAAACAATGTTCACATATGCCTAATTTTACAACTTTAGGAAAATGCAGAATTTGAGTTTGCGAATATACACATTTTCATTTAACTTGTAGGATTAAAGGTTGCAAAGTATCGACCTCAAatagctaaatttttttatctaaagtgAATAGCATTAACACAAATTACAAATAAATAGATCTAAACAAAGACATGTATACCAATAGGGGTCAATTTGGCAGTCTTGTCTAACTTTGCCATAGTTAGCCTGTACAACCATATAATTTGTGGGAATCTATAATTTTGCACCATTTCATCGTTTCCCATTTTCTGTGATGCCTTAAATtgattaatttttataatttttataaagattATTTTTACGATTAGATTTCACGATATGAGCAAGTTCAATTAAAGGCTACTTCATCTCTGAAATAAGTTAAAATGGGAAAATACTAGGTTTGTTATAATTATAAAACCTAAAATGGTTCTTTTGTgaaaaatcttcaaaaattaTGTCCGAGACATAATTTCGACTGACtcatgaaaattaatttttgaaaatgtccttgcgaaaattaatcaacttaaaCTTTACTTCTTTTTCACATGTTAATGTtcgttcaattttttatttttttttgtttaagaaaaaaaaggtaTACAAAAGATAGCAATCATTAAGATCATTCTCCTTGTTGACAAAAATATGATGGACAAATAATATGTGTTAAATAGACTAAAAGTGAACCTTACAGCTATCATTTTTAGACTGGATGGACAGACGGGACAAATAATATGtgtattatatagactagtcttGAACCTTACAGCTATAATTTTCAGACTGCACAGACATACAAGACAAATAATATGCATTATATATACTAGCCGTGAACCTTAAGCTATCATTTTTAGACTGGACAGACAGACCACAGACATTTGGTACTACTGCTTTATTATAccgatttattttaaaattcagtCGAAATATAAAAATTGTAGTTATACTTTTTTTCTTGAAAGTATTAACAACAGATTATTGTATTTAGCTGGCCTAATTTTACAGAGTGATTGACTTCAAGCCAACATTTTGTTTCCCTAACCATATATAAAAATTCAAAGTTTGATTTTATTACCCTTTTAAATGTTGTTATcagaaaactttatgaaaagtTGAATTATCAAGTAGGAATCTGAGTGTAATGATATCAATTGTATATATTCTTAACGTATGTAATTTCCTTTAAGGAAGCTTGGCATGGATTGCAGGTCCAGTGATATTTGTTATATGTTGTCTCTGTTATGTCAGGAGAAGACGGGCACAACCTGTCCAGACTCAAGTCACATTGCCTAATGaccataaaaacaataaaacagaAACAGCGCAGCAGGAAACACAACTCAACACTAATGGTAACAGATATTTTCATAATAGTAGTCACAGTTTTACAACCTTCTGTAAAAAAATGGATAGTTTAACCACTGATAATTCAAAAACATGTTCTCAAAGAAACTTTCATAATCATTGATAATTCTAGAACATGTTCCCAAAGAAACTTCTATAACtattaataattttctttgattTATTGACATAACCTTAGTACAAATAACCTGCGTTTCACAACCATGAATTTTTGTTAGTTGATTACTGTGGGTTTCTTAAAGCaatggtttgttttgttgttgcttcATTTACTTGTGTTTCTTTGCAGATGAAACATAATTTTATGATGTAAAACAGTTTGGCattatttttgcgaattgaaAGTTCTGCTAGTAAAATTAGCACCCTTTAATCAGGTTGTAGGCCATACCCTAATTCCTCATAACTAACTTAGTGTGGTTTTCAGATTTCAAATTGAGAACACCCAGTTTCTAAATATCTAATTCTTTTtatccttttaatttttttttgttatgttgttATATAGAAGAAAGCCAAGTGTCAGCAGTTAGTGATCCCCCACCAACATATACACGAGCAATTTTGTTGCCTGCAATAAAATTGGATGACTTACCTCCACCAAGTTACACTGATGCCATTGCAATGGTATGTTTATTAGTAACTTTACGAAGTCGCTACTGGTGTTAGTTTACAAGTGTTATAAACGActctaaaaatagataaatgaTGCAAATATTAGAAATTTATTTCTTAAGAATAGTGATACTTactaaaaatttataaagaatGCAAACAACAAGTTAtctctaaaataaaattttcctgCTTTTTTTTTCTCATGCTTAGCCCTGAATTAAATACAATCCTATTTTCATGTTACTTATTTGGACATTGGcattttttggcaatttttgaaaatagaaaaacagCATTGACTGACGAAATCACCACAGTCAAAAGACAGCAAAAGTTTGGCAGATGGGAACGTCGTAATGTGCTAGTCGCAGTTTCTGCGATGGCTGCATTATGGAACAACAACACAACAGCCTTCAAAGATTCAAGAAATTGAGAAGATAGACCATGCTTAAGTCAGCAAGAATTATTACAGTTTAATCCTAAGTTTTAGAAATCCAAGTTTTAAGTCCATTGTAAACATTTACTAGAAAACTTTGACAAGTCAAAGTGTGTAGGTTTGGATAAAAAAAGGCCGTAAAGGATTTCTTGTGaatatgatttttaaaattaagcatttattgcaatatttttttagcaacatcgtagttatatttattgttttgagAAAAAATAGCTGTAAACAATTTCTTGGATAGCAATTGtctttttgattaaacacaccAAGCTTTATCTATAGTAaacaaggaaaacatttttctgatttgttggttttattattattgtggtTACTACAGAGAAGAAAAACatgcttcttctttttttatgtttagataGAACCTCTACCAtatgaagtttctgaaattgATACTAGTAAAAAATCTATTGCAGACTTTCATAATAAGCCTATATCGCCGACATATCAACTTTATGAAAGTGATATCAGTGAGCAATCTATGACAGGCTTTCATAATGCAGGTAGGGTAAATTTTACTTTATaccttttactttttttaggtttaattttaGTTCTATATTCTTAATGATGGTAAAAATAGTTGACAGTTAATGTGATAACCATATTCAATatggttgcgtcacagcttcttTTTTCCAGACCCCCACAGTGTAGTTTTATTACTTCATGCTAACAGCTATCAGGAAAAGGATGCATTAAATACTAATGCGAAAAATAAGTACTGCAAGGGCCTTTAGCTAGTCTACATATTGTAATGCTTATTATCTGTGAGCCAGAAAAAAAGAGTGACAGGCAACTTTCCTTGGATTTTTTAAAGGTTGAATTTCTAGTTGTTAGTATCTACTAGTCATTAAAgaccgtagaaaaatccacttaggtagaagaacaatggaaaagatcggttaaaattattttgacgTTAGCAGCAATGACCTGTTGGTGGtccatgaaatattttttagaaatgcctTTTCTCATCCCTCTATAGAGCTTAAAACATTTATCAAGAAAATTTAAAGGACTATGTGCTTTCGATGAATAGTTGAAGAGATaggatttaaaggttttttgatgacatcatcaacctgTCGGTTTTGAAACTGTGCAATTAACCTAGCTTTGGGAAATTGAATTAGtctcaggtggtccctagttacccatgcggtaGATGATGTTCACGCATTTCCAAGCTATATAGCCGTAAACtgaaagtgcaatgcaatggcttctcTAATCATAATTAAGTTATTGCCATCAAATCATTGTATTAAGATCAACAAAACGCTAATTTTTCTGTAAACAGATGAGATGTAAAAACATCCTTTTTGCAAACGTCACAGACATATACATGCAGAAGTATCCTATTGTATCTAAATTTGGGGATAAAATCTGTGAATAGTAATGCTATCATGTAATGATAAATTCTATGAATAGTaatggtataaaaataaatcttagtACAGTATATGTatgtacaaaacatttttttaggttACCACTACTCCTAACAACTTGGCTGTTGCACAACCAGACTTTTGCAGGTTGATATATTTAAATATGTaatatataaattttgtaaaaagatAGGGTTTGAGGTTTTTTACTGGTACATTCTCTCAATTTATTCTAATATTGCCCcccaaaaaaggaaaatatgaaGATTTACGGAGCAAATCCTTCTTGTTAAAATCAAGAGATggttatttaaattaaatttatgtTGGCATGtcaaatttaataattgacttatgtaatttttttatttatttaattgtgTGCATTTTACAATATAATTATAtgacatttttaaatatttattacactattttaatttattatacaCAGAGATTTCCAAAGCAATTTTTAGCATCTTGTAAATTTAAGAtatgttgataatttttttacaaaactcaAATCATTGTGTCGTGTCAAGAGTGTTCAGAACATGAAAAGATTCTCACCCTCCccataagtttttttataattctcaTTATTAGTATACATTAGTATACCTAATTTTTTGCTCTTTTGTATTATCCCATATTAGTTATTCTTAATACACAACCCTGAAATATATGTGAACTCCTTGCAATAATTCTTGTAACTTTTATTATGAATTTTAAACATGTTAaaattgtaaattaaaaattgcaGGCATAATGCGTGTTTCAACCTAAATTTCTTATGCACAAACATTGTGTTTTTCTTTACTATTTGTTTTgtctaaaattttcttttaaaatgtgttttAAGGTTTTGgataaaatttgtattttttaaacaactatTTCCTCCTCTAATTAACTAATTAACTCTAATTAATAAACACCTAACAAtgtgtctatattataatacctgtatacgtctgtctgtctgtctgtcacgcaaaatggtagcttagctgcacaagtagcgagacgcccctgatgcagtataaaaaggacgggcgaacccgtggatttttccacgagctaaCAACTAGTTGTTTACAAATTTCTGCTTTTTGCAAAATGCCTACTTTAATTTAAATCCAAAATAACTTAATCCCTTGCTAATTATATTAATAATGATTATATTGATAATTACATTCAGATTAAGACAAAGAATAAATTTAATTAAGCAAGAAGAATAAAAAATCAATACACTTGATCATGCGTGATGCtttcttgatattatttttggcAAGTGTTGCATTTGTGGCAGTAAGCTCATCCAGCTACTATGGCAAGAAAGCATTAATATCGTACAACTATCCTGATTATGTTGTTGCTTGGGATGGACCGTCTGTGTATATAAAGGATGACGATAATACTTACTATTTTCGCATTGTAAAAGgtataaaaaattgattactttcattttaatttttgaaatcatCATCTGAATCAGTGCAGACGAAACGTTTAATTCAATTTTGTACTAGCCTGTGTATGTGATATCTTccctttaacttttttttcataaCTGTTTTGAGATATAAGGGGACTTAGAGGGGAATTAAAGGGAGATTGGGTCAGACTAAAAGGTGCGTACATGGGGAAGGGGGCAGAAAACAAGCAATTAGACACGTACATACTTCATGGACGCCCCATAAACTTAAATTTTATAGTCTTTTGTGTATAATTCATGTTTTGatttaagtatttttaaaaacgattaaaTGATCTTGCCTTTGCCTAATTTTGCTGATATGTATTATTAACATTAACAACaacttttgtttataagtacaaataaatatatttttttcttttccttagGTTTAAATGAAAAACATCACACAATCTCCTTCCAATCACTTTACGACTCCAATTACTATATCAGACACAAATCTCTCGTCGTTAATGTTGAAAAGGATGACAGTTCACATAAATTTAAAGAAGATGCATCATTTAATCTCAAGGTGGATAAATTTTTCAACGGATTTGCTGCATTTGAATCAAGTAATTTTCCAGGCTATTATCTTCGTCATCAGGGTTATCAAATCAAGTTACATCAGATAGATGGAAGCGATCTTTTTAAAAAGGATGCAAGCTTTTATGTTTCAACCCCTCTCTCATGTAAGTGCATTTGTGTGTCtgctataatttttttgtttgtataaatTGATACATCTTTTGTTTTACACCACCAGTATTCACGTAAAACTAATCTAATACTTATGTAATAAGATTTTTATTGAAGATTACGTCTGAAAGTCAAAATGGagaattttgaaagtttttgctTCATCCATTAATCTGAATAATAATATCTACTTCAATTAAAGACATTCCAACTTCTgaaatttaaaaactattttctaTATGAAATATTGCTTTCTTAATAGTGGGTAAAATGTGTTGCACTGAAATTTAgactttctaataaaaataatagggAAGGGTCTATGATTTTAACCCAACAATTTTAATTTAGCTGTCACTTGTGATTTCTATGAAACCATAATGTGTGAGCCCAATCTTCAGATTAAAATCAACAGTGCAGATATTGGGTGGCAAAATGCATCAGTGTGTTCAGTGCCTTCAACTACAAAatgccctctaaagtcagtgtTGACAGATGCTATAGAAATATGTGAAGGGGAGACTTTCTGCAAGATATCAACAGCAAACTATTACCCCAATCGAGAATGCAGGGGAATTAGAAAGTATATGCAGGTTCATTATCAATGTGTTCCTCACTCTATTGTGAAAAAGAAAGGTATGTATACAtctaatttgtttatttgtttatttggtaAGCTTATACACGTTCAGGAGATATCACTGGGAAATATAAATTCTGTGATAAATaacttatgaatttttttttataacaataaaaaaatttaaaataatgttttagtAAGAAATTGTTAGGGTAAAACAGAAATCGCAAGCCAAGATGTGAACAGCATTGGTCCAGGATGACTAATTTCATCAAAAGCCATAAAACCTTTAGCACAACAAATAAACACAATTCAAAAAAGTCAATTTCACTATATCAAAAGTACAATGACGTCTTAGATTCACGAAAGTTCATATCGTAACCtgtgaaatataattttaaagagGTCTGAAAATAAAAGGATAGCGAGACATTGTATACAAAACAATACATTATAAACCATTATCAAGACTTTCATGGTATAAGTAAATTAAGAGACAAAGGTAATGGGTAATATGCTTGTACTAGCTTCTATGATGGACTCTATTTTCTAGGCAAGCTACAAAAAGTACGTCTTGACATCAACTTGTaagaaaatgtagttttttaatgtGCAATTAATTTTTGGtgtaagcatttttaaaaattattaaaaaaagcttttagGAGGATAATGCAGGATCCAGAAGCTAGTGATATTCAGGCTATTTTAACATATTTGTGAGTTTTGTATTGTAAATATACTTCTGTATAAACATGTTTAATCTTTTAAACGATTTATGTGTTCTTGCATCCTAGAGACAAAGAAGAAAGCTTCCAGTTACAAAAAATGGTTGGCCATTCCTGCTTTCTTTCTTGCCGTTATCTTCTTTTTGTGTAAAGATAGAAATAACAGGACGTGtataaaaaacagaataaaaaatatattcaaacGAGAAAGTAATCAAACGGCCAACCATAGTTGTCCTTTGCAACGTGGCAGACTATTCCAGCGTTGTGAGACGAGACAGGATAACAATACTGAAATATCAACCATTCCAAAGCAAGGTAAAATTTATCTAATGC encodes the following:
- the LOC130630532 gene encoding uncharacterized protein LOC130630532: MRDAFLILFLASVAFVAVSSSSYYGKKALISYNYPDYVVAWDGPSVYIKDDDNTYYFRIVKGLNEKHHTISFQSLYDSNYYIRHKSLVVNVEKDDSSHKFKEDASFNLKVDKFFNGFAAFESSNFPGYYLRHQGYQIKLHQIDGSDLFKKDASFYVSTPLSSVTCDFYETIMCEPNLQIKINSADIGWQNASVCSVPSTTKCPLKSVLTDAIEICEGETFCKISTANYYPNRECRGIRKYMQVHYQCVPHSIVKKKETKKKASSYKKWLAIPAFFLAVIFFLCKDRNNRTCIKNRIKNIFKRESNQTANHSCPLQRGRLFQRCETRQDNNTEISTIPKQAPAVLPRHPEMPSALSSHDDPPPSYQKTLHILPPPTYEEAITDGVAVQPTYLPYPLTNNQQTVNYSETVPPINYPETGANGGYNNVGYNNCS
- the LOC130630533 gene encoding uncharacterized protein LOC130630533 produces the protein MYCFLLLMFIETTFIFANTRSNEIILVPYNYPGYIIGFNEQQDIYVVDDVEYRFRIVKGLNGEPSTISLQFGVSGNSYVTHNGSLVYLQTNDNTFQFKQKASFYPRLNKFVSGYVALESSSKPGHFLRLQNYTMKLHAEERFGNFKKDASLYNSTITTGLLCESQKLKISCQLGESIKFVYGMYGHDESVSICGYDKHVSCASTTSLSTLKKKCFNKQSCKLFASNSWFGDPCVGVKKYLKVIYYCVKSGINNEEGSLAWIAGPVIFVICCLCYVRRRRAQPVQTQVTLPNDHKNNKTETAQQETQLNTNEESQVSAVSDPPPTYTRAILLPAIKLDDLPPPSYTDAIAMIEPLPYEVSEIDTSKKSIADFHNKPISPTYQLYESDISEQSMTGFHNAGYHYS